Genomic window (Pecten maximus unplaced genomic scaffold, xPecMax1.1, whole genome shotgun sequence):
AAACTCCTGAGGATGGCTCGGCCTGATCAACCCCTAGTGCTACACTTAAGAGGACTCAAGGGAGACAGCCATGTCACGGATGTGTACAGATCCGCTCTGGGTATGGTGGAGGATGTATGCGCAAGTGAGCAGAGGATTCGTGTTCACTGTTTCATGGGAAAGAGCGATATTGTCAGGGCGTGGCTGCGGAAGTTTCCGAACACGTATTTCGGTGTAACTGCTGCTGTCCCCGTTTTCGACAACCCGCAACTGGAAGGACTCAAGGCCATCCCGTGGAACAGGTTGCTGCTAGAGACCGATTCTCCCTACTTTCTCCGTGGGAAGGCACGGGTTGGTACACCAGCGTATATTTGGGAGACAGCGGCTGTAGTAGCAGCACATCTGGACGCTCGGACACCCGAAATCCTGGAGTGTGCGACCGCCAATGCCCGAGAGCTGTACAAGTTATAGGGACCGTGAACTTTCATGACGCTAGTCCTTGCGAGCTGAAAGTTTCACTTGTTCTTGTTTTTATGTTGTGAACTGTtcataatttatcaaaatatgtgtGGCCCCATTTTCCGGGACTGTCCTTGGAGCAAGGGACTTTTCTGCGAAGGTGTGTGTTTTGCTGTCGGTATGGAGGAGCATGAAAACGGGGAGGAGTGTAGTGAAACTGGGACTAGTCCGCCAGAGTTGTCTTCTTTGTCGGGATTCCGTAGTCATTCGGGCAACTCCGGGTGTCTCCGTGGTTCTGACAGGAAGGCGATGAGTTTTGTGTTTGCATCCAACCAACCCAGACGTGCTCGTCTTTACTGAGATATATTGTGAACCATATCTGCTCACCAGTCTACTTAGACCATTTGGtgagtatatatttatattcagtGACCATATATTGTGCTTGACAACACGTGAGTTCACTATAATATCTTCCGAAGATCAAATCGACCTCTTCGTGAGATAAAATGACCTCTCTTCGTTAGTTCGATGAAGGTCCCACTTCTGACGCCAGTTGTTGTGCCAAGATGGTGTGTTAAATGttatgaaataacaaaataagtCGCAGAACTTAGTTCACGTTTAATCGCGCCAAACTCTACAGCAACAACGGTAGTAAAATGTCACACAGCAAATACCATATCAAATACCTTGACCAAGCTCAATAGGTCCTACGGAAGTCGAAATGTCAATCTAAAAGAAATGCTTTGATGATGTATA
Coding sequences:
- the LOC117319137 gene encoding putative deoxyribonuclease TATDN2, coding for MARPDQPLVLHLRGLKGDSHVTDVYRSALGMVEDVCASEQRIRVHCFMGKSDIVRAWLRKFPNTYFGVTAAVPVFDNPQLEGLKAIPWNRLLLETDSPYFLRGKARVGTPAYIWETAAVVAAHLDARTPEILECATANARELYKL